In Streptomyces sp. SID8374, one genomic interval encodes:
- the hisF gene encoding imidazole glycerol phosphate synthase subunit HisF, whose amino-acid sequence MTLAVRVIPCLDVDNGRVVKGVNFQNLRDAGDPVEMAKLYDAEGADELTFLDITASSGDRETTYDVVRRTAEQVFIPLTVGGGVRTPDDVDKLLRAGADKVGVNTAAIARPDLIREIAERFGRQVLVLSVDARRTPEGTFEVTTHGGRKGTGIDAVEWAHRAAELGAGEILLNSMDADGTKDGYDTEMIEAVRKHVTVPVIASGGAGRLADFAPAIEAGADAVLAASVFHFGDLRISQVKDALREAGHPVR is encoded by the coding sequence GTGACTCTCGCCGTACGCGTCATCCCCTGCCTGGACGTCGACAACGGCCGGGTCGTCAAGGGCGTCAACTTCCAGAACCTGCGGGACGCGGGCGACCCCGTCGAGATGGCCAAGCTGTACGACGCCGAGGGCGCCGACGAACTGACCTTCCTCGACATCACCGCCTCCAGCGGCGACCGCGAGACCACGTACGACGTGGTCCGCCGCACCGCCGAGCAGGTCTTCATCCCGCTCACCGTCGGCGGCGGCGTCCGCACCCCCGACGACGTGGACAAGCTGCTGCGCGCCGGGGCGGACAAGGTCGGCGTCAACACCGCCGCCATCGCCCGCCCCGACCTCATCCGCGAGATCGCCGAGCGCTTCGGCCGCCAGGTCCTGGTGCTCTCCGTCGACGCCCGCCGCACCCCGGAGGGCACCTTCGAGGTCACCACCCACGGCGGCCGCAAGGGCACCGGCATCGACGCCGTCGAGTGGGCCCACCGGGCCGCCGAGCTGGGCGCGGGCGAGATCCTGCTCAACTCGATGGACGCGGACGGCACCAAGGACGGCTACGACACGGAGATGATCGAGGCGGTCCGCAAGCACGTCACCGTCCCCGTCATCGCCTCCGGCGGCGCGGGCCGCCTCGCGGACTTCGCCCCGGCGATCGAGGCGGGCGCGGACGCGGTGCTCGCCGCGTCGGTGTTCCACTTCGGCGACCTGCGGATCTCCCAGGTCAAGGACGCGCTGCGGGAAGCGGGTCACCCGGTCCGCTGA
- a CDS encoding RidA family protein produces the protein MTEPTASASVRRISTGAPWEDKFGYSRAVELPNGLVLVAGCTSVVNGQISAGSPYEQAITSFDVAFAALEQVGLTREDVVRTRMYITHARDVDDIGRAHKELFDAVRPAASMIIVSGFVDPSLVVEVEVEAYRGGAK, from the coding sequence ATGACGGAGCCCACGGCTTCGGCCTCCGTACGCCGGATCTCCACCGGCGCCCCCTGGGAGGACAAGTTCGGCTACTCCCGTGCGGTCGAACTCCCCAACGGCCTCGTCCTGGTGGCCGGCTGCACCTCCGTGGTGAACGGCCAGATCTCCGCGGGCTCCCCCTACGAGCAGGCCATCACCTCCTTCGACGTCGCCTTCGCGGCGCTGGAGCAGGTCGGCCTCACCCGTGAGGACGTCGTCCGCACCCGGATGTACATCACCCACGCCCGGGACGTGGACGACATCGGCCGCGCCCACAAGGAGCTGTTCGACGCCGTACGCCCCGCCGCCTCCATGATCATCGTGTCCGGGTTCGTCGACCCGAGCCTGGTCGTCGAAGTCGAGGTCGAGGCCTACCGAGGAGGCGCGAAGTGA